From a single Paenibacillus sp. FSL R5-0345 genomic region:
- a CDS encoding biotin transporter BioY, producing the protein MKTKELIYAALFAALIAVLGMIPPIPLGFIPVPITAQTLGVMLAGCFLGKRMGALSLIIFIILVAIGLPVLTGGRGGIAVLVGPSAGYIISFPIAAGLIGWYSEKIWPKVRTWKLIAINVIFGVLLVSLIGAPIMALITNTSIWAGLTGALAFLPGDIIKAVIAAVITMQLKAISPIEEKAQM; encoded by the coding sequence TTGAAGACAAAAGAACTTATTTATGCTGCATTATTCGCAGCACTTATCGCGGTGCTGGGCATGATTCCACCCATCCCCCTTGGTTTCATCCCTGTTCCGATTACTGCCCAGACGCTTGGCGTCATGTTGGCTGGATGTTTTCTGGGGAAACGGATGGGAGCTCTCAGCCTAATCATTTTCATCATTCTAGTAGCCATTGGGCTTCCTGTATTGACCGGAGGTCGTGGCGGAATCGCGGTGCTCGTTGGACCTTCTGCAGGATACATAATTAGCTTTCCGATCGCGGCCGGCCTTATAGGCTGGTATTCTGAAAAAATCTGGCCGAAGGTCCGAACTTGGAAGCTGATAGCGATCAACGTGATTTTTGGTGTATTGCTAGTGAGCCTGATTGGTGCCCCCATCATGGCATTGATTACAAATACGTCGATATGGGCCGGACTTACCGGAGCGCTAGCCTTTCTTCCGGGAGACATCATCAAAGCCGTTATTGCAGCCGTTATAACGATGCAGCTTAAAGCAATCAGTCCTATAGAAGAAAAAGCACAGATGTG